In Trichomycterus rosablanca isolate fTriRos1 chromosome 20, fTriRos1.hap1, whole genome shotgun sequence, one DNA window encodes the following:
- the arhgap35a gene encoding rho GTPase-activating protein 35: MMMAKKQDARAPIYNLVAVGLSGTEKEKGQCGIGKSCLCNRFVRPSADEFFLEHTSVLSTSDFGGRVVNNDHFLFWGEATRAWEEGPECRMHVVEQTEFIDDQTFQPHRSTALQPYIKRAASTKLASAEKLMYFCTDQLGLEQDFEQKQMPEGKLLVDGFLLCVDVSRGMNRNFDDQMKFVSNLYNQLAKTKKPVVLVLTKCDEGVERYIKDTHTFALAKKNLQVVETSARSNVNVDLAFFTLVQLIDKSRGKPKIIPYYEALKQQSQQIASAKDRYEWLVSCIVNNHNETWPNINRRMQTAPEYKEYVFLEGTIKAKKLFQQHVHRLKQEHIEKRRRIYLGTLPQALCTLVPNLDEIDHLSWSGVQKVLETKRGFSAWFVVLDDTPWETTSHIDNMEDERIPQDLLETPTAEDIYEKHLEELRNDRKRAEMRKEFKEKLVASPFVTPGKPWEEARSFIMNEEFYQWLEEPEYLDLYNKHQKEIIDQAKEDFQELLLEYSELFYELEVDAKPSKEKMGAIQEVLGEEPRFKALQKLQADRDALVLKHIHFVFHPTKDTCPNSPYCVDSKIEQTLATRFPTRYTFDGTIKSQFREVKVERINLVILGKDGLARELANEIRAMCTSDDRYTLDGRTYELALRPIEGNVRLPVNSFHTPTFIPHGCLCLYNSKESLSYVVESIEKTRDSTIGRRENSLTLLPLSLLLVTKRGVGSIGDIGGETAQSLIIQGQQVAGKLQCTYLDPASPGAGYARNLNDKQLHQVLKNLLDVQRASCSLRSSSPPLQTPPARFRDSHNQQASEADLHVVMCLMCGDAYDVDQLLSPFLQSQHCRPSTNLSTGTSVMLNLTIGSQKQNIDLAILSYHSSFSLRKSRLVHGYIAVYSAKRKASLETLCAFLCEVQDIIPVQLLAVGENQAELLESEQVLQGEDLAHEIEGHFSSIVCGSGGVVGGLHRIDLFQPFLKEVLEKRTIVEATHMYDNVAEACSTNENVHSPRCGSPSTTLPDSEDDIEPSPPYPNFRDHGTHGSSFKLPDLDGSDTFLTDISTFDCRLNNKVPPHVRPKPTVTFDLRKMSLGSSYMDPASNRRSLTTGTWAPSSDSGYDPSDYAEPVDAVSKPRLAEEESIYSVPHDSTQGKIITIRNANRAHSNGGGNGSDSEADSSSLERKRKLSGVKPQLYRDRSKRLGKFSSFRTSFIGSDDELGGPPKAKEDVGVPKGDNSVNEEDEDPKRNKILRSLRRTAKKRPKPRHPFPKPLESNYFGVPLANVVTLERPIPLFIEKCIRYIEATGLNTEGIYRVSGNKAEMESLQRQFDQDSNLDLVEKDFSVNTVAGAMKSFFSELPDPLVPYNMQVELVEAFKINDREQRFYTMKDVLRRFPRENCDVFKYVISHLNKVSQNSRVNLMTSDNLSICFWPTLMRPDFTTMDALTATRTYQTIIETFIYQCAFFFYNQPPADTPSGLPGLPGSPTATLSSASSMGSSGYSSCYTPAQQVATPFSPVQQSPPQSPPPTPQSPIQSLLPSLHPHHAPTEQHML; encoded by the exons ATGATGATGGCAAAAAAACAAGATGCCCGGGCACCAATCTACAACCTGGTTGCGGTAGGTTTGTCCGGGACTGAGAAGGAGAAAGGGCAGTGTGGTATAGGAAAGTCCTGCCTGTGCAATCGCTTCGTACGCCCCAGCGCTGATGAGTTTTTTCTGGAGCACACATCTGTTCTGAGCACTAGTGACTTTGGTGGTCGAGTGGTCAACAATGACCACTTTTTGTTTTGGGGTGAGGCGACACGGGCATGGGAGGAGGGACCCGAATGTCGGATGCATGTGGTGGAGCAGACGGAGTTCATCGATGACCAAACGTTTCAGCCACATCGGAGCACCGCACTACAGCCCTATATTAAACGGGCAGCGTCCACCAAGCTGGCATCTGCAGAAAAGCTGATGTATTTTTGCACTGATCAGCTGGGGCTAGAACAGGACTTTGAGCAAAAACAAATGCCCGAAGGTAAGCTGCTTGTAGATGGGTTTCTTCTTTGTGTAGATGTAAGCAGGGGAATGAACCGTAATTTCGACGACCAAATGAAGTTTGTGTCCAACTTGTACAACCAGTTAGCCAAGACTAAGAAACCAGTTGTGTTGGTATTGACCAAGTGCGATGAGGGTGTTGAGCGATATATAAAGGACACTCACACCTTCGCCCTGGCCAAGAAGAATTTGCAGGTCGTCGAGACCTCTGCACGCTCTAATGTCAATGTTGACCTTGCCTTCTTCACACTAGTGCAGCTAATAGACAAAAGTCGAGGAAAACCCAAGATCATCCCTTACTATGAAGCCCTTAAGCAGCAGAGTCAGCAGATAGCATCTGCTAAAGACCGCTATGAATGGCTGGTCAGTTGCATTGTAAATAACCACAACGAGACATGGCCCAACATCAACCGAAGAATGCAAACGGCTCCTGAATACAAAGAATATGTCTTCCTGGAGGGTACTATCAAAGCCAAGAAATTATTTCAACAACATGTCCACAGGCTTAAACAGGAACACATAGAAAAACGTCGCAGAATTTATCTTGGCACGCTTCCACAGGCTCTGTGTACTTTGGTACCTAATTTAGACGAGATTGATCACTTGAGCTGGTCAGGAGTCCAGAAAGTTCTGGAGACCAAGCGGGGGTTTTCGGCTTGGTTTGTCGTATTAGATGACACGCCATGGGAAACCACTTCACATATTGATAACATGGAAGATGAACGCATTCCCCAGGATCTTCTGGAAACGCCAACGGCAGAGGATATCTATGAGAAGCATTTAGAAGAGCTGCGAAATGATCGGAAACGAGCCGAGATGCGTAAAGAATTCAAAGAGAAACTAGTTGCGTCACCATTTGTTACCCCCGGCAAACCCTGGGAGGAGGCCCGTAGCTTCATCATGAACGAGGAGTTTTATCAGTGGCTGGAGGAGCCGGAGTATCTTGATCTGTACAACAAGCATCAGAAGGAGATTATTGACCAAGCCAAAGAGGACTTCCAGGAGCTTCTGCTGGAGTACTCTGAGCTCTTCTATGAGCTTGAGGTGGATGCCAAGCCCAGTAAAGAAAAAATGGGAGCCATTCAAGAGGTACTCGGAGAGGAACCGAGGTTTAAGGCGCTCCAGAAACTTCAAGCAGATAGGGATGCTTTGGTGCTCAAGCATATTCATTTTGTCTTCCACCCAACAAAGGACACCTGCCCCAATAGTCCTTATTGTGTGGACAGCAAAATTGAACAGACCTTAGCCACTCGGTTTCCTACTCGTTATACATTTGATGGCACCATCAAGTCCCAGTTCAGAGAGGTGAAGGTAGAGAGGATTAACCTTGTTATCCTTGGAAAAGACGGACTCGCAAGGGAGTTGGCCAATGAGATCAGAGCAATGTGCACTAGTGATGACCGTTACACACTCGACGGAAGGACATACGAGCTGGCTCTGCGGCCTATAGAAGGCAATGTACGTCTACCAGTTAACTCCTTTCACACACCCACTTTTATCCCACATGGATGCCTCTGCCTCTACAACTCTAAAGAATCCCTGTCCTACGTTGTTGAAAGCATTGAAAAAACTCGGGATTCAACAATTGGTCGAAGAGAAAACAGCTTAACTCTGCTCCCCTTGTCACTCCTCTTGGTCACCAAGCGTGGAGTTGGATCAATTGGGGATATTGGAGGGGAAACGGCACAAAGTCTAATAATACAGGGTCAGCAAGTGGCTGGAAAACTGCAGTGTACTTATTTGGACCCTGCCTCTCCAGGTGCAGGATATGCAAGGAATCTCAATGACAAGCAGCTCCATCAAGTTCTTAAAAACCTTTTGGATGTACAAAGGGCCTCTTGTAGCCTTCGGAGCAGCTCCCCTCCTTTACAGACCCCGCCAGCACGTTTCAGAGACTCTCACAATCAGCAGGCTTCGGAGGCGGATTTACATGTCGTAATGTGCCTCATGTGTGGGGACGCTTACGACGTAGACCAACTCTTATCACCATTCTTACAATCTCAACATTGTAGGCCTTCCACTAACTTATCCACTGGCACCTCTGTGATGCTGAACCTTACTATTGGTAGCCAAAAGCAAAACATCGACCTTGCTATACTGTCTTATCATTCATCTTTTTCTTTACGAAAGAGCCGCTTAGTGCATGGATACATTGCAGTATACTCCGCTAAACGCAAAGCCTCCCTGGAAACACTTTGCGCCTTTCTTTGCGAGGTGCAGGACATTATTCCTGTGCAGCTGCTGGCAGTCGGGGAGAATCAGGCAGAACTCCTAGAGTCTGAGCAAGTGCTCCAGGGAGAGGATTTGGCCCATGAAATTGAGGGTCATTTCAGCTCGATTGTCTGTGGATCAGGTGGTGTCGTGGGTGGCTTACATCGAATAGATCTTTTCCAGCCTTTCTTGAAGGAAGTATTAGAGAAAAGGACCATCGTGGAGGCCACTCATATGTATGACAATGTGGCAGAGGCCTGCAGTACTAATGAAAATGTCCATTCACCTCGCTGCGGTTCACCCAGCACCACACTGCCAGACTCCGAAGATGACATCGAACCCTCACCACCTTACCCCAACTTCAGAGATCATGGCACACATGGTAGTAGCTTTAAGCTTCCAGATCTGGACGGTAGCGATACCTTCCTCACAGACATCAGCACCTTTGACTGCAGACTTAATAACAAAGTCCCGCCACATGTGAGACCCAAGCCCACGGTTACCTTCGATTTGCGCAAAATGAGTCTTGGATCCTCATATATGGACCCAGCAAGTAACAGACGTTCATTAACCACAGGCACGTGGGCACCAAGCAGCGATAGTGGTTACGACCCTTCAGACTACGCTGAGCCGGTAGATGCTGTATCTAAGCCCCGCCTTGCAGAGGAAGAAAGCATTTATTCTGTCCCACACGATAGTACACAGGGTAAAATCATCACCATCCGCAACGCAAACAGGGCTCATTCTAACGGTGGGGGCAATGGCTCAGACAGTGAGGCAGACAGCAGCTCGCTAGAGCGCAAACGCAAATTGTCGGGGGTTAAACCACAGCTGTATCGGGATCGCTCAAAACGATTGGGCAAGTTTAGTAGCTTCCGTACAAGTTTCATTGGCAGTGATGATGAACTCGGAGGCCCACCCAAAGCCAAAGAGGATGTAGGAGTACCGAAAGGGGACAATTCTGTCAACGAGGAGGACGAGGACCCGAAGAGGAACAAAATCTTGAGGAGCCTACGCAGAACTGCCAAG AAAAGACCAAAGCCTCGGCATCCCTTCCCCAAACCCCTGGAGAGCAACTACTTCGGTGTGCCATTGGCCAACGTGGTCACACTCGAGCGTCCCATTCCACTGTTCATCGAGAAGTGCATCCGTTACATCGAAGCTACTG gtcTGAATACCGAAGGCATCTACAGAGTGAGTGGAAACAAGGCTGAGATGGAGAGCTTGCAGCGACAGTTTGACCAAG ACTCCAATCTGGACCTGGTGGAAAAGGATTTCTCAGTAAACACAGTAGCTGGAGCCATGAAGAGCTTCTTTTCTGAGCTGCCAGATCCATTGGTGCCCTACAACATGCAAGTGGAACTGGTGGAAGCTTTCA AGATCAACGATCGAGAGCAGCGGTTCTACACCATGAAGGACGTGCTGCGCAGATTCCCTCGAGAAAACTGTGACGTCTTCAAATATGTCATCAGCCACCTTAACAA gGTGAGCCAGAACAGCCGTGTGAACCTGATGACCAGCGATAacctgtccatctgtttctggcCCACGCTGATGCGGCCCGACTTCACCACCATGGATGCGCTGACTGCTACACGCACCTACCAGACAATCATCGAGACCTTCATCTACCAGTGTGCTTTCTTCTTCTACAATCAGCCCCCGGCCGACACCCCCAGTGGATTGCCTGGCCTTCCAGGGTCCCCCACTGCCACCCTGTCCTCCGCCTCGTCCATGGGCAGTTCCGGCTATTCGTCCTGCTATACCCCTGCCCAGCAGGTAGCCACGCCTTTTAGTCCGGTCCAGCAGTCTCCACCACAGTCCCCTCCCCCGACTCCACAATCACCTATCCAGAGTCTGCTGCCTTCACTGCACCCACACCACGCACCTACGGAACAACACATGCTGTGA